The proteins below are encoded in one region of Anaeromicrobium sediminis:
- a CDS encoding DMT family transporter, which translates to MKKWKAEFLMILIVALWGLSYSLTKPILDNIGIFNFMALRFLIGGCVLSTILFLLGHRKIIREQLVGGVITGGVLFLAFTLHTIGLKYTTVAKNAFIVGSSVVFVPFIATYIKKEKQPKLIWVGTCLAILGLGLVTLEGSQGGVNFGDLMTLGGSVILAYYIILVEEYVKKYDATVISAIQVSVVGVLSLILSFIIETPTINLPSETWKGMLFLAIVCTSFAYLLANVTQKYIPASNMALIYTLEPIFAAVFGWIFLSETMGLQTFIGAIVIIISVAMPNIGILINKIGRIVQAEQ; encoded by the coding sequence ATGAAAAAATGGAAAGCAGAATTTCTTATGATATTAATTGTGGCACTTTGGGGGTTGTCATATAGTTTAACTAAGCCAATACTTGATAATATTGGAATATTTAATTTTATGGCCCTTCGATTTTTGATTGGTGGATGTGTATTGTCCACAATATTATTTTTACTGGGACATAGGAAGATCATACGTGAACAATTGGTTGGAGGAGTAATCACAGGAGGAGTTTTGTTTCTCGCCTTTACACTTCATACCATTGGATTAAAATATACAACTGTTGCTAAAAATGCATTTATTGTTGGCAGCAGTGTGGTGTTTGTACCTTTTATTGCAACTTATATAAAAAAGGAAAAACAGCCTAAACTTATTTGGGTTGGAACTTGTTTGGCTATACTAGGTCTTGGATTAGTAACATTAGAAGGTAGCCAAGGTGGAGTTAATTTTGGTGATCTAATGACTTTAGGAGGATCAGTAATTTTGGCCTATTACATTATTCTAGTGGAAGAGTACGTTAAAAAGTATGATGCAACAGTAATTTCAGCTATTCAAGTTAGTGTTGTTGGAGTTTTAAGTTTAATATTATCTTTTATTATAGAAACACCAACTATAAATCTGCCTTCAGAAACTTGGAAGGGCATGTTGTTTTTAGCAATTGTATGTACGTCTTTTGCATATTTATTGGCAAATGTAACTCAAAAGTACATTCCTGCCTCTAATATGGCCCTTATATATACTTTGGAGCCAATTTTTGCAGCTGTATTTGGATGGATATTTTTATCTGAAACTATGGGATTACAAACATTCATTGGTGCCATAGTTATTATAATTAGTGTGGCTATGCCAAATATAGGTATATTGATTAATAAAATAGGTAGGATTGTTCAGGCAGAACAATAA
- a CDS encoding sugar phosphate isomerase/epimerase family protein: protein MKIGYAASSGEIDIFDTLEYTKKKGFDCVELNINMPIFFPEKFTKEERQKIKSFKDENHIEITLHAPEDITLLQLQEGIRRATMDRLKEVIDFGYDIGASRMTMHIGSSVCFTLTDRKSYLDEIYIEEYKKVVKENLMELSDYAKNKIMICVENSGRFPKEIVQDTLEEVLKKENLYLTWDIGHSYENKYDEVKFFLKHIDKIRTCHLHDNNGKSDHQIIGNGHVDFQWHMDKMKSADIYHIIEVRPRENAVKSLEKLKEILI from the coding sequence ATGAAAATTGGATATGCAGCATCTAGTGGAGAAATTGATATATTTGATACTTTAGAATATACGAAGAAGAAAGGATTTGATTGTGTTGAGTTGAATATAAACATGCCTATTTTCTTTCCTGAGAAATTCACAAAGGAAGAACGGCAAAAAATAAAGAGTTTTAAGGATGAAAATCATATAGAAATCACCCTTCATGCACCTGAAGACATAACACTTCTTCAGCTTCAAGAGGGTATTAGAAGGGCTACCATGGATAGATTAAAGGAAGTTATAGATTTTGGATATGATATAGGAGCAAGTAGAATGACAATGCATATTGGAAGCTCAGTTTGCTTTACCCTTACAGATAGAAAATCATATCTAGATGAAATTTATATTGAGGAATATAAGAAGGTAGTAAAAGAAAATCTAATGGAATTAAGTGATTATGCTAAAAATAAAATAATGATTTGCGTTGAGAATTCAGGAAGATTTCCTAAAGAAATTGTTCAAGATACATTAGAAGAGGTTCTTAAAAAGGAAAATTTATATTTAACTTGGGATATAGGCCATTCATATGAGAACAAATACGATGAAGTAAAATTCTTCTTAAAACATATAGATAAAATAAGGACTTGTCACCTACATGACAATAATGGAAAAAGTGATCATCAAATAATAGGTAATGGCCATGTGGATTTTCAGTGGCATATGGACAAAATGAAAAGTGCAGATATTTACCATATTATTGAGGTAAGACCAAGAGAAAATGCAGTAAAATCCTTAGAAAAACTAAAAGAAATATTGATTTAA
- a CDS encoding permease, whose translation MSQANNLTVALGFFKHIAGELVVLFIAISFLVALLQRYISQETIKRILTKPHKGLQNIMGAALGAITPFCSCSTIPILVGLFKSGAPFGGTISFLITSPVLNPMIIILFMKFFGVKITIIYSVVTFVFAVLIGTLLEKLGMENQVKNVAIKGGHNEEITYDVLEGTPMEKHMEVFKLSIRDTFSLFVKVLPFLFVGAGVGAFIYGFVPESFIVKVAGPDNLFAVPVSAIIGVPMYVRTETMIPIAKALNASGMSMGAIMALIIGGAGASIPEVTLLNTIFKKKMVIAFVVSVFSVATITGYIFNIFNVIQ comes from the coding sequence ATGTCTCAAGCAAACAATCTTACTGTGGCGTTAGGATTTTTTAAACATATTGCAGGAGAACTTGTTGTCCTATTTATTGCAATAAGTTTCTTGGTAGCACTACTTCAAAGGTATATATCTCAAGAAACAATAAAAAGGATTTTGACAAAGCCTCATAAGGGCCTTCAAAACATAATGGGAGCAGCACTAGGCGCCATAACTCCATTTTGCTCATGTTCTACAATACCTATTCTTGTGGGCCTGTTTAAAAGTGGAGCTCCATTTGGAGGAACTATTTCATTTTTAATAACTTCACCAGTACTAAATCCAATGATTATTATACTTTTCATGAAATTCTTTGGAGTTAAAATTACTATAATTTACTCAGTGGTTACATTCGTATTTGCAGTTTTAATAGGAACATTATTAGAAAAACTTGGAATGGAAAATCAAGTAAAAAATGTTGCAATCAAAGGTGGCCATAATGAAGAAATAACTTATGATGTGCTAGAAGGAACACCTATGGAAAAGCACATGGAAGTTTTTAAACTTTCTATTAGAGATACATTCTCATTATTTGTTAAGGTGTTACCATTCTTGTTTGTAGGAGCAGGTGTAGGTGCATTTATATATGGATTTGTACCCGAAAGTTTTATTGTGAAAGTTGCTGGACCTGATAATTTATTTGCTGTTCCCGTTTCAGCAATTATTGGAGTTCCCATGTATGTGCGAACAGAAACTATGATTCCAATAGCAAAGGCGCTTAATGCATCAGGTATGAGTATGGGTGCAATAATGGCACTTATTATAGGAGGAGCAGGAGCAAGTATACCTGAGGTTACATTGCTTAATACAATATTTAAGAAAAAAATGGTTATAGCTTTTGTTGTATCAGTTTTCTCAGTAGCCACAATTACTGGTTATATTTTCAATATATTTAATGTAATACAATAA
- a CDS encoding winged helix-turn-helix transcriptional regulator, translating into MNKDLEKIENLTSSECGIEFTLSIMGGKWKPLILWFLAKKGIKRYGEIKRFIPSVTNKMLSQQLKELVTDELIHRKDYKVIPPKVEYSITEKGKTLVPVLDFMCSWGYEHENKKK; encoded by the coding sequence ATGAATAAGGATTTAGAAAAAATTGAAAATCTAACTAGCTCCGAATGCGGTATAGAATTTACCCTATCTATTATGGGAGGAAAGTGGAAACCATTAATCCTATGGTTTTTAGCAAAAAAGGGGATAAAGAGGTATGGAGAAATTAAAAGATTTATACCTTCAGTTACTAATAAAATGCTAAGTCAACAATTAAAAGAATTAGTAACCGATGAATTAATTCATAGAAAGGATTATAAGGTAATACCACCAAAAGTAGAGTATAGTATAACAGAAAAGGGAAAAACATTAGTCCCAGTATTAGATTTTATGTGCTCCTGGGGATATGAGCATGAAAATAAGAAGAAATAG
- a CDS encoding PucR family transcriptional regulator, which yields MALTVHEALKLDALKRFRLVAGMSGLDRKITRAGILDHEVGEQILNSVQVGEFIFSNLLAIRDQPEMIVDFVRNLIDAQAACFAIKTIYFKEIPKEAIELAHEHGLPLFLFDETYVETIILEIDKAINIKNHQEHIKLIIDQITESNLNEFHIRDLAYQINRNFKKNFIVYFATEIEVHGGTNTPLFNPNNLSQFLGGNSLVISYRNGYLIIATYDKDDHEYIKKVSESALKSSGLMDGTYRLGISEIKNSLGLLGRAIDESKYAYDFAYLYDMNEVSFLNMGIYQLLIPIMNNPWVYSFYKGIIEKLTNYDNNKGTDLLNTAIAYVESEGNIQTTSKNLFQHTNTIRYRIRKINEILETSQLKGMTYETLAMAIRLYLINSKLL from the coding sequence ATGGCATTAACAGTTCATGAAGCATTGAAATTAGATGCATTAAAAAGATTTAGGCTCGTTGCAGGGATGAGTGGATTGGATAGGAAAATAACTAGAGCTGGAATATTGGATCATGAGGTTGGAGAACAAATTCTTAATTCAGTTCAAGTGGGAGAATTTATCTTTAGTAATCTACTTGCTATTAGGGATCAACCAGAGATGATTGTTGATTTTGTAAGAAATTTAATTGATGCACAAGCAGCATGTTTTGCAATTAAAACCATTTATTTTAAGGAAATCCCTAAAGAAGCTATAGAATTAGCTCATGAACATGGATTACCCCTATTTTTATTTGATGAAACCTATGTGGAGACCATAATCCTAGAAATTGATAAAGCTATTAATATTAAAAATCACCAAGAACATATAAAATTGATTATTGATCAAATTACAGAGAGTAACCTGAACGAATTTCACATACGTGACCTGGCTTACCAGATTAATAGGAATTTTAAGAAAAACTTTATTGTTTACTTTGCAACAGAAATAGAAGTACATGGAGGAACTAATACACCACTATTTAATCCAAACAATCTGAGTCAGTTTTTAGGTGGGAATTCTTTAGTTATTTCCTACAGAAATGGATATTTAATCATTGCAACATATGATAAGGATGATCATGAATATATTAAAAAAGTTTCTGAATCGGCCCTAAAATCTTCTGGTTTAATGGACGGTACCTATAGATTAGGAATTAGCGAAATCAAGAATAGTTTAGGACTTTTAGGCAGAGCGATTGACGAGAGTAAATATGCCTATGATTTTGCATATCTTTATGATATGAATGAAGTTTCATTTCTGAATATGGGAATTTACCAATTGTTGATTCCAATTATGAATAATCCTTGGGTTTATTCATTTTATAAGGGTATAATTGAAAAACTCACTAATTATGATAATAATAAGGGAACGGACCTTTTAAATACTGCCATTGCCTATGTGGAGAGTGAAGGGAATATACAAACCACATCTAAAAACTTATTTCAACATACGAATACCATACGTTATCGTATTAGAAAAATTAATGAAATATTAGAGACTAGTCAACTAAAAGGCATGACTTATGAGACCCTAGCTATGGCTATTCGATTATATTTAATTAACTCTAAGTTATTATAA